One Pyrococcus furiosus DSM 3638 genomic region harbors:
- the pyrF gene encoding orotidine-5'-phosphate decarboxylase, whose amino-acid sequence MIVLALDVYEREKALSIAEDVKDYISMIKVNWPLIIGSGLGVISELKKKTGLPIIADLKLADIPNTNRLIAKKVYDAGADYIILHSFVGRDSVKAVKELGEIIMIVEMSHPGALEFINPLTDKFIDMANEIKPFGVIAPGTRPERIRYIRERLSKDIKVLTPGIGAQGGSPVEALKAGADYIIIGRAIYNAERPREAAKKIFEEVKEWSSR is encoded by the coding sequence ATGATTGTACTAGCGTTGGACGTGTATGAGAGAGAAAAGGCCTTAAGCATAGCGGAAGATGTTAAAGATTACATTTCAATGATAAAGGTGAACTGGCCCCTGATAATTGGAAGTGGTCTTGGAGTTATTTCAGAGCTAAAGAAGAAAACAGGCCTCCCGATAATAGCGGATCTAAAGCTGGCAGACATCCCAAACACAAATAGGTTGATAGCAAAGAAAGTTTATGATGCTGGGGCGGATTATATAATACTCCATTCCTTTGTAGGGAGGGACAGCGTAAAGGCAGTGAAGGAGCTAGGAGAAATTATAATGATAGTTGAGATGAGCCATCCTGGGGCCTTAGAATTCATAAACCCACTCACCGACAAGTTCATAGACATGGCCAATGAAATAAAGCCTTTCGGCGTCATAGCGCCAGGAACCAGGCCAGAGAGAATTAGATACATTAGAGAGAGGCTGAGTAAAGACATAAAAGTGCTTACCCCAGGAATTGGAGCCCAAGGAGGATCGCCAGTGGAGGCGTTGAAAGCTGGAGCAGATTACATCATCATTGGAAGGGCCATATACAATGCTGAAAGGCCCAGGGAAGCCGCTAAGAAGATTTTCGAGGAGGTGAAAGAATGGAGCTCAAGATAA
- a CDS encoding RNA-binding protein produces MELKIKHPLSKKDVKEIINVLSQMFGEEIASKMLTKKDEVKVAEFDKTTEIILVNDRPMFIKRKDLIFPLVIALYELSDKEDLRKWPKRVVVDEGAVPHILNGADVMAPGIVDADENIKEGDFVFVVEENYGRPLAIGIALMSGKAMKEKNRGKAVKVIHHARDKIWEITAR; encoded by the coding sequence ATGGAGCTCAAGATAAAGCACCCCCTAAGCAAGAAGGATGTTAAAGAGATAATCAACGTCCTCTCTCAGATGTTTGGAGAGGAAATTGCAAGCAAGATGCTCACAAAGAAAGATGAGGTTAAGGTTGCGGAGTTCGATAAGACCACAGAGATAATCTTGGTAAATGACAGGCCGATGTTCATAAAGAGAAAAGACCTAATTTTCCCCTTGGTAATAGCTCTTTACGAGCTCTCTGATAAGGAAGATCTTAGGAAGTGGCCCAAGAGAGTAGTTGTGGATGAGGGAGCTGTGCCTCATATCCTAAATGGTGCAGATGTTATGGCCCCTGGGATTGTCGATGCAGATGAGAACATAAAAGAGGGTGACTTCGTATTTGTAGTTGAGGAAAACTACGGAAGACCTCTAGCCATTGGAATAGCACTCATGAGTGGAAAAGCAATGAAAGAGAAGAACAGGGGAAAGGCAGTGAAAGTCATCCACCACGCGAGGGATAAGATATGGGAGATAACCGCAAGGTAA
- a CDS encoding adenylyltransferase/cytidyltransferase family protein codes for MGDNRKVRVVVGGVFDILHVGHVHFLKMAKELGDELIVIVAHDETVKRRKGRPPINPAEDRAELLKSIRYVDDVVIGEPGEISIDLIKRLKPDVIALGPDQDFSCEELKKRLRKEGINAEVIRLPYLYKSDRAKTSKIIQRIIETFCE; via the coding sequence ATGGGAGATAACCGCAAGGTAAGGGTTGTGGTGGGAGGTGTTTTCGACATCCTCCACGTCGGCCATGTCCACTTTTTGAAGATGGCTAAGGAGTTGGGTGATGAGTTAATAGTTATTGTTGCCCATGATGAAACCGTGAAGAGGAGAAAAGGAAGACCTCCTATTAATCCAGCTGAAGACAGGGCAGAACTGCTCAAGAGTATTAGGTATGTGGATGATGTTGTGATTGGAGAACCGGGTGAAATAAGTATAGATTTGATAAAAAGGCTGAAGCCGGACGTAATAGCCTTGGGACCAGATCAAGATTTTAGTTGCGAGGAGTTAAAGAAGAGGCTCAGAAAAGAGGGAATAAATGCGGAGGTTATCAGGTTGCCCTACTTGTATAAGTCCGATAGGGCAAAGACAAGTAAGATAATTCAGAGAATAA